CCACGTCCGTCCCACGGCCGGGCTGCCGTTCCGTTTCCTCCACGAACGGGTACGCGCTTCcatgagaaaggatatttggcaATTTTATATTCCACAGTCAGGTGGCCCTGCGATAGCTCATTTAATGTTAAACGCCATCAGGGGCCTCTCCTCCCGTTTCTGCCAGGGGCTTTTCTTGTCTTCTCCTTGGTCATCATCATCGTCGTCTTCCTCTTCCTCGTGGGCAGATCTTCTCTGGTGGGCGCTGACTGCTGGCTCCGGGGGGGCGTCCGCAGTCCGTCTGTTCGTCTCCTCCTGCAGGCTGGGCAGCTGGCCACCACTTCTCCGACTCGACCCCTCCAACAAGCATCGCAGGGCACTGTCCTCGGGGGTACAGACCGTGGTCCCACACTCGCTGCCACTCTGTTCCACGTCATCCAGGTACACCAGCTGCGTGTAGGCCGTGCTGTCTGGGGCTCGAGGCTCTTTCTGCTGGTGCTCTTGGACGGGCGGGTAGTTCTGCTGCAGAGACAAAGCGTCTCCCCTTCCCTTCCGGGCAGATTTTGGTTCATTCATATCCACACCAGAGTCCAAACTGGCATCATTACTTCCGTTCCTTCCAGCTCTTTGGAGATCAATGTATGAATGTCTAACGTGAGCGTTGGACCTGCCATCCAAGGAGACGAACCACGCCCGGGGGTGTGGAAGTGGCTTCCCACCCCCAAGCTCCATCAGCGCCTTTTCAGTCAGGAGCTGCACCTCACTGTTCATCTGAGCCAAAGCCGCGTCGTTTAGGGAAGCTGGGATGGAGAGAGACTCCGACATGGATGCATTCTGAGGGCTCCACTCCCGGGTGCCTGCGTCCTGCAGGTGCTGCTGAGAGATGGCCTGGGAagccaggggctggggctggatcTGCGAGGACGGGTGTGGGAAGATCCCGGCATGGGGACTGGACAGCTCAGCCTGTAGTCTTTCTAGTTCAAGCTGTTGATCAGCTGGGACGACCAGAGGCTGGCTGACGTAGGAGTGGTCCCCGGGGAGTTTCATATAATGAGCCGGGATGACCAAGGCGGGCAGCACCTTCCTGTAAACGCTGTCATTGACCTGGTCGACAGAACTGCAGCAGATCAACTGGCCAGGCCGCGGGAAGGACGTAGGTCTCTCGAGGTGATCGACCGATCGCGACATCATACATTCAGTTGGTCTGCGGTCCAGCAGCTGTTCTTTCTCAGGCGATGAAGGTGCGGGGTACAGATGTTCCTGAATGGTGAGTTTGCTTCCTGCGGAGGCTGGACCTTCTCTGTCCTGCTTTTCAAATAAAGGCTGTGAGAGCACGGTGTTGTAACTACCCCTGTAGTCGTCATTACCGGAGGACTCGTAGCCTTCTCTTTCCATAGATTTTCTTGCCTTTAAGGGAAAAACTTCCACTGACTTATGGTAGTCTTTCCCCAGCGTCCCGCTTGGCGTGAGGTTATCAAAGGAGATCTGGCTTTTATCCTCTTCCTTGCAAGAGAGGAGCTCCTCCCGGGAGCTAAATTCCTGGGAGGTGCTGTAGGAGAGCTTGAGCATGGGAGTGTGCAGGTCCCCTTCGCCACCAGGAGACATCATTTCCAAATGGACTCCACTCATCAGCTCCTTTGTGCCTGGGGCCTCGGGGCGGCCATGGCTGGTGACGGACAGAGGGCCAGGGAATTCTGATGCTCGGCGTGAAAACAGCAAGTTGATGTGTGACATGGACGTGGACTGGTCTCTTTTGGAACTCTCCAGTCCTGCAGGGAGCTGCAGTTTTCTGTGGTGCTGACGAGGTTTCAAGCACTTCCTCCTGCGACCAAAGACACAATCCAAACCCAAAGATTAGTGATTCTCTCAATGGAAAAGTTTCAAGTTTCAGGTAAAATCCTAATTCTCAATTTTCACAGGGAGAAACAAGACAAAAGTCATCAGCAGCCAGAAGCCTTCTCACCCcacatcctgttctttttttttttttttttgagacagcatcttgctctgtcacccaggttggagtgcagtggtacgatcatagctcactgcagcctcgacctcgtgggctcaagtgatcttcccatctcattctcccaagcagctgggaccacaggcacacgccaccatgcccagctaatttttgatttttagttttttttgtagagatggggtctccctgtattgcccaggctggtcttaaactcctggcctcaagcagtcctcccccttcagccttccaaagtgctaggccaccatgcctggcccttatcCTTCTTTTAACCCAGAGTAGGATAATCCAGAGATTTCATCTTTTACAATCTGGAGAATCCTTTGCCTAAATGAATTAAATGTATGACATACATTTTTCTATGACTTAAACAAGTTAACAACTTTATTAAAGAGTGTCAAATATGACTAAAAatgctttgcatttttaaaaataaaattttcctctataatgcctttttaaaatagctaaactTAAAGGCTTTTATAAGCCAAATTACTTATTTCAAAGGGGTTAGTCAAGAGTTGACAATAAATATTCTTGCAAACTGATCAGACATAGCAtccaaataagaatttttttattttttatttttgactgagtcttgctctgtcacccaggctggagtacagtggtgcgatcttggctcactacaacctctgccttctgggtccacgcgattctcctgcctcagcctctcgagtagctgggattataggtgtgtgccaccatgccccgctaatttttatatttttggtagaaatggagttttgccatgttggccaggctggtctcgagcttctgacctcaagtgatccgcccaccttggcctcctaaagtgctgggattacagttgtgagccactgtgcccggcccaaataAGAAGAGTTCTGCTTTGCCCTTGAGAGTATCATCTCTTAACCAGCTTTTAGGGATACTCTGAATAAATCATACGACCATTGTTAAACTCTTTTTCATAATTCCCCTTCTAGGCAATGTTATCCACGCAGCATGCTTTACACATACTATTTGTTAAGTTGCAACTTAGATCACAAATGTGAGTTCTTACTTTTTCATGGGAAGAAAAAGTACTTCaattgagaaaaatttaaaaaaaaacccacctccATATCAATGCTTCTAAGTATCAATTGCCCAAGAAATTGTGAATTAAAAAAGATATtgccaaaatggtaaaactttACCTGCAATAATATAAAAGGAGACACAGCAAAACCAAAAGTATGAAAGCCATTCCTCCTAAAATGGCCAAAAGAAACACCGTGTGATACGTGGTAATGTCCTGTGTTACAACGGGACCTAGAAGGTCAGAAAATGGCATTTAGAGTTTTGAACACCTTTAACTCAAAAGAGGGATCATTCATTGAGAACACAGTGTCTTGTGCTTACTCTTCTTGGCTGGGGCATAGAGCAGTGGCCAGAGGAAAACACCCTTGGATCATGCACTTGGGGTACCACCAGCATTGCATTAGTGATTAGCACGACTATTATGGAAGCTCCCATGGCCAGGAGAACTTTGAATACTCAAAGACAAGATGTGGTTACGTCAAGGGCCCCCTCCTAAGCGAAGAAGTGTGCCTCACTTGGTAGCATGTGCCTTATTTGAAACACATgaccttttaattttaatttttttttttgagacagggtctcattctgtcacccaggctggaacacagtgatgtaatcatggctcattgtagccttgacctcctgggttccatcaatcctcctgcctcagcctccagaatagctgggactacaggcgtgcaccaccacatctggctagtttttgtatatttttttagagacagtgctctcactatgtcacccaggtgggtcttgaactcctgagttcaagcaatccacctgcctcggcctaccaaagtgctgggattataggcatgagccactgtgcccagtcatgtGATCTTTTAATGCAAGAAAATGAACGCATGATGATATAATGATTGGGACTCTCACCTTCAGAAAGATGGCCTGACTATCTGGGAATTTTATATtgcaggggagaaaaaaaaaacaacccacaaaGTTTTATTCTCGCTTTTCCCGGGCAGTCAATCATTACTGTCTGGAGAGCCCTTAGTCTAAATGAATCAGTTTAAATGTATGACATAAATTTCCTGTGACTTAAAAAAGTCAacaacttttaaaacttaatacaggtatcaaatatgaCTAAAATGATATCCATCTTTAAAAACAAGATCTTTTTTATGCCTTTTCAAAATAGCTAACCTTACATGGCCACAGATCTCTTTAGAACTTATACATAAGGTtaccaaagataaaaatattttaagtttacgTTGTAAAAAATCCCAAGAGGTAGCTTAACTCACATTTTATGTTCCATAGTAGTACAAATCTATCTTAATGTTACTAACAACAGATCAACGACAACAAAAACCTCCCCACATTCCAATATTTAGGTATTTATTAGTGTCCGAGTTTCCTGGCAGTGTACGAATACATGGGTCAAAATGAACTGGTTTCATATTATTTCAGAGTAGCATGGTTTTGATTACTAAACACCAGAGACAcccatttgcttatttttgatttttgatattCTAAGACATAGATTTCCTTAAAAATCTTCTTAAGGGGACAAATCTCCTAATTTAAGACCTAGATAAACCCAAGATTTACCAGTTTTTGAAAATAGTGATGTTACTTAAACTCACGAGAAACATCATTCTCGTGAGTGGGTTAAAGTttacaaaaattggaaaaataactgACAATTAGATACTGGCTTACTTGttcagagaaatatatatatatatatattttgagatggagtctttgctctgtcacccaggctagagtgcagtggtatgaactcagctcactgcaacctccacctcctgggttcaagtgattctcctgcctcagcctcctgagtagctgggattataggcgcccaccaccatgctcggctaattttgtatttttagtagagatggggtttcaccatcttggccaggctggtcttgaactcctgacctcgtgatccacctgctttagcctcccaacgtgctgggattacaggcgtgagccactgcgcccgcccgagagaaacaattttttttatgcAAAGACAATTTCCATGGATGTACCAAAGCTTTGTCGGGAGTCACCAAGACACTTAGGGTACAcgtaaaaatatttccaaatactgATGCTTTGTCCTTTAAGTACTCgaaacattatttttttgttttgttttgttttgagacggagtctcactctgtcacccaggctggagtgcagtggcatgatctcgactcactgcaacctctgcctcccaggtttgagcaattctcttgcctcagcctcccgagtagctgggactacaggcgtgcaccaccacgtctggcgaattttttgtatttttagcaaagatgaggtttcaacgtgttagccaggatggtcttgatctcctgatctcgtgattcgtgcaccttggcctcccaaagtgctgggattacaggcatgagccacagcgcccggccagcATTATTGTTTTAACCTCTGCCAGTGCAATTCTTTATAAAATTCACAGCTATATTTCACTTCCTTCTTAAACAAGGAGTTAAGGAACACAACCcacattattttgttgttgcttttgagtTCATAAAAGTCCAATATTAGTGTAATTTGTTGTAATAAAGGTGGGTTGTGAGATGACTGACGTATGTATCCCCACATTAATTACCATCAGAGGCTGTAGTGGGTATGCTTTgtgttatttttgagatggggtctcactctgtcatccaggctggagtgcagtgacatgatcatagctcactgcagccttgaactcctgagctcatgggatcctcctgcctcagcctctcaagtagctgggactaccggtgaatgctaccatccctggctaattaaaaaaaaaaaaaaatttagagatggggtcttgccgtattgcccaggctggtcttgaactcctgggctcaagagatcctcctgccttgactcccaaagtgctgggattacaggtgtgagttaccatgcCCTGGCCTGTGTATGCTTTTTATAGCCTTGAGTCTCTTCCTTCACTGCTAGGAAGCTCTCAAGGGGACCTACGTCTGGCAGTTCCTTCATCCTGCCTTACAAAAGCATATAATGGCAGGGCGCAGagggtcacgcctgtaatttcagcatttgggaggctaaggcgggtggatcacctgaggtcagaagttcaagaccagcctgactaacagggtaaaactccatctctactaaaatacaaaaattagccaggtgtggtggtggacacctgtaatctcagctactccggaggctgaggcaggagaatcacttgaacccaggaggcggaggtggcaatgagctgagatcatgccattgtactccagcctggacaacaggagcgaaactccatctcaaaaagcaaacaaacaaaaacaacaacaaaatcaaaacatacacaaaagcatATACTAATCTGCATGATGGGAAAACTGACAGCTGAGACTGAAATACATCTAAAATTAAAGTTCACTTTAATGCATGGGCTTTATGGCATTTATTTTGGTACTTAAGacgtttcttttccttcctttgttcctcttCAGTCATAATCTAGGTATTTCAGATTCAGAGCGTGGGGCATTTCTGTGTGTAGTTCATGCTTATATCACGACAAAAACAATACCATCAAGGGAAACacattactctttctttttttctttgagatggagtctcactctgtcacccaggctgcagtgcaagtggtacaatctcggctcactgcaacctctgcctcctgggttcaagcgattctcctgcctaagcctcccaagtagctgggactacaggtgtgcaccaccatacccagttaatttttgtattttgagtagagacggggtttcaccatgttggctaggatggtctcgaactcctgacctcgtggtccacactcctcagcctcccaaagtgctgggattacaggcatgagccactgcgcccagctaaggGAAACATATTACTCTTAAAACAGATGTGAAGTGTAAATTTTCTTAGCATGGTGATATAAAGTCATTGTGACACATTTTTCAACATCTGTTCAGGAAAGACCTCCGTCAAATCAGTTACTTTGTGAGTCTAAGTGCTAATTCCAGTGATAATTCCATTGCTAAAATATTTGAACTTTCATTTCAGAACTGCCTTCATGGTTCATTTACAAGAGACACCTTTTAATCACAG
The window above is part of the Rhinopithecus roxellana isolate Shanxi Qingling chromosome 11, ASM756505v1, whole genome shotgun sequence genome. Proteins encoded here:
- the FAM171A1 gene encoding protein FAM171A1 isoform X2 yields the protein MPTRYIIQRLDFCQSEVTLKVHVSDASTHQPVADALIEIFTSQASIASGTSGTDGVAFIKFQYKLGSQLIVTASKHAYVPNSAPWKPIRLPVFSSLSLGLLPERSATLMVYEDVVQIVSGFQGARPQPRVHFQRRALRLPENTSYSDLTAFLTAASSASEVDSFPYLRGLDGNGTGTWLKSGLGLVHQEGSQLTWTYIAPQLGYWVAAMSPPIPGPVVTQDITTYHTVFLLAILGGMAFILLVLLCLLLYYCRRKCLKPRQHHRKLQLPAGLESSKRDQSTSMSHINLLFSRRASEFPGPLSVTSHGRPEAPGTKELMSGVHLEMMSPGGEGDLHTPMLKLSYSTSQEFSSREELLSCKEEDKSQISFDNLTPSGTLGKDYHKSVEVFPLKARKSMEREGYESSGNDDYRGSYNTVLSQPLFEKQDREGPASAGSKLTIQEHLYPAPSSPEKEQLLDRRPTECMMSRSVDHLERPTSFPRPGQLICCSSVDQVNDSVYRKVLPALVIPAHYMKLPGDHSYVSQPLVVPADQQLELERLQAELSSPHAGIFPHPSSQIQPQPLASQAISQQHLQDAGTREWSPQNASMSESLSIPASLNDAALAQMNSEVQLLTEKALMELGGGKPLPHPRAWFVSLDGRSNAHVRHSYIDLQRAGRNGSNDASLDSGVDMNEPKSARKGRGDALSLQQNYPPVQEHQQKEPRAPDSTAYTQLVYLDDVEQSGSECGTTVCTPEDSALRCLLEGSSRRSGGQLPSLQEETNRRTADAPPEPAVSAHQRRSAHEEEEDDDDDDQGEDKKSPWQKREERPLMAFNIK
- the FAM171A1 gene encoding protein FAM171A1 isoform X1; protein product: MPTRYIIQRLDFCQSEVTLKVHVSDASTHQPVADALIEIFTSQASIASGTSGTDGVAFIKFQYKLGSQLIVTASKHAYVPNSAPWKPIRLPVFSSLSLGLLPERSATLMVYEDVVQIVSGFQGARPQPRVHFQRRALRLPENTSYSDLTAFLTAASSASEVDSFPYLRGLDGNGTGNSTRHDLTPVTAVSVHLLSSNGTPVLVDGPIYVTVPLATQSNLRHNAYVAAWRFDQKLGTWLKSGLGLVHQEGSQLTWTYIAPQLGYWVAAMSPPIPGPVVTQDITTYHTVFLLAILGGMAFILLVLLCLLLYYCRRKCLKPRQHHRKLQLPAGLESSKRDQSTSMSHINLLFSRRASEFPGPLSVTSHGRPEAPGTKELMSGVHLEMMSPGGEGDLHTPMLKLSYSTSQEFSSREELLSCKEEDKSQISFDNLTPSGTLGKDYHKSVEVFPLKARKSMEREGYESSGNDDYRGSYNTVLSQPLFEKQDREGPASAGSKLTIQEHLYPAPSSPEKEQLLDRRPTECMMSRSVDHLERPTSFPRPGQLICCSSVDQVNDSVYRKVLPALVIPAHYMKLPGDHSYVSQPLVVPADQQLELERLQAELSSPHAGIFPHPSSQIQPQPLASQAISQQHLQDAGTREWSPQNASMSESLSIPASLNDAALAQMNSEVQLLTEKALMELGGGKPLPHPRAWFVSLDGRSNAHVRHSYIDLQRAGRNGSNDASLDSGVDMNEPKSARKGRGDALSLQQNYPPVQEHQQKEPRAPDSTAYTQLVYLDDVEQSGSECGTTVCTPEDSALRCLLEGSSRRSGGQLPSLQEETNRRTADAPPEPAVSAHQRRSAHEEEEDDDDDDQGEDKKSPWQKREERPLMAFNIK